AAGCACCAAGGGATCGCAGAGATGGACGAGGACAAATTTGCAGCTTTCGTTAGAGAAAAGGCGGCAATGCTCAATATCGACGAGAGCTTCCTGGCTCGCGAACTGAACGTCGATCTTTCTGGCGGTGAAAAGAAACGAAATGAGATCTTACAGATGGCAGTACTTTCACCCCGTCTCGCAGTGCTTGATGAAATCGACTCCGGTTTGGATGTGGATTCACTACGAATCGTTTCCGAGGGTGTAAACAAGCTCAAGAGCGAAGACAACGCCATCATCCTGATCACCCATTACCAAAGATTGCTCAATCACATCGAGCCTGATTTTGTTCACGTACTAAGCGACGGCAAAATCATCAAGTCAGGTGATAAGAGTTTGGCGTTGGATATCGAGGAAAAAGGCTACGACTGGCTTTTAAATTAAGGTCGGAAAGGGATACGCATGAATACACTTGTTGAACAGGCCTTTCAAACCCTAAGCCACAGACCAGATTGGTTGCTTAAAAAGGGCGAAGAGTCTCTTTCAGCGCTTCGGTCTCTAGGTGTGCCGACTCGAAAAGATGAAGAGTGGAAATACACTAGCGCCAAGAAAATGATCGATAAGCCCTACGCTCTAGCTTCAAATTTAGAGGAAGCTGCTAGTTTGGGTACCTTCTATCATGCTGATGAAAAGTGTCTACGACTGGTCTTTCACAATGGACGCTTTGTCCCGAGTCAATCTAATATCAAAGATGCTCCATCAGGCCTTGAAATCAAATCTTTAAACGACGCTTGGTCGGAAGCTGAATTTGTAAATAAGCTGAAAAGTGTTTCGGAATTCAGAAATGCTTTTCAAGCTGCGAATACGGCTTTGCTTAACGAAGGACTGGTTATTTCAGCAAAGCGTAACCAAGCAATCGCCTCGATTGTTGACTTGGTGTTTATTTATAGCGATCAGGGTCAAGACGAAGAACTTCTTAGTAGCCCTACGATATTCGTCGATGCTGAACCCTCATCAGCTCTGACGGTTCGTGAGCTACACGTAGGTGATCGACAGCGACCTCTACTCAATAACATCCAAATTCACGTCACAGCTCAGGCGAATAGCCGGGTGAAGCTCTATAAGTTTCAGAATCTGGGATCAAACTCGGTTCATGTGGACCACACCGAAGTTGAGCAGATGCGAGACTCCCGTTTTGAGACCTTTAGTTTCACTTTGGGAGCAAGCCTGGCTCGCAACGATCTACAAGTCAAACTCAAAGAGCCTGGTGCTTCGGTACAATTGGATGGGCTCTATGCGACACGGGGTAACCAACATGTCGATAACCAAACTGTTGTGGACCACATTAGTCCCAACTGCGAATCAAGTCAGCTCTATAAAGGGGTGCTCAAGGACAAAAGCCGCGCTGTATTTAATGGTAAGGTATTGATTCGAAGAGATGCGCAGCAAACTAATGCCCAGCAGCTGAATAAAAACTTGCTTCTTAGTGAAGGTGTGGAAGTCGATACGAAACCACAGATGGAGATCGACGCTGATGATGTTAAATGCGCCCATGGTGCGACTGTGGGGCGAATGGCCGATGATGAATTATTCTACCTGGAGAGTCGCGGTATCAGGCAAGATCTCGCCCGCAAAATGCTGGCGATAGGCTTTCTGAATGAAACCATTCAAGGCATAACAGACGAGTTTGTGCGGCAAGAGTTTGAGTTAACTCTCAAGAAAGAGTTTACCGATGGTATCTGAAGAGCACAACAACGACCTCTACCAGAAAGTGCTCCTAGAGCACGCGAGGCAGCCTCGCAACTTCGGTGAAGATGCGGAGGCGCAGTTGCGCGCTGAAGGTCGCAACAAGTTGTGTGGTGACACAATTCGTGTCTATCTCCGATTGTCGGAGAAAGATAGGGTTGAAAAGGCATCATTTGATGGTGAGTCCTGTGCAATCTGCAAGGGCACAGCATCATTGCTAACAACTGAGCTAACAGGCAAGACACGTGATGAAGCAAAGCAGATGATTGAGGATCTCGATCGTTTTGCTAGCGAATGGTCTTTACCAGAGCACCTAGGTGCATTTAAGCCATTGCAGGCATTAAAGAAGTTCCCAACTCGGCTGAAGTGTTTAACTTTACCTTGGCGGACCTTTCAGTCGGCGCTGCTAGGCAATCAAGAAACTGTTTCAACAGAGTGAGGTGGGGCATGGATTTAATTAAGACTATGGTTCGGGCAACACCCAATCCTTATGCCAAGAAAATTATTTGTAACTTTGACGTCAAGGCCCGCGGCAAAGTCAGTTTTAACGGCGTTGATGAATGTACTCATGTGCCCTTAGCTCTAGCCTTGTTTCAACTGCCTGAGGTGACCCAAATTCACTTCTTTGAGAATGTGGTCACAATCACACAAAGTGGTAACATTGCTTGGGATGATTTAGTGGAACAAGCCAAGAAAGTGATTATTAATCTTCTACCCCAGCACGATCCTGACTTTGAAAGTGCTGAACACAATAGAAGGAAGGGTCTCCCAACGGAAATTCTTCAGATTGAAGAAATCTTGGATCGCACCATCAGACCAGCTCTGCAAGGGGATGGTGGAGACTTAGAGGTTCTCGATCTAGATGGTCACCTGCTTACGATTCGTTACGAGGGTGCTTGTGGCTCCTGCCCGAGTGCTGCAACGGGCACTCTATCAGCGATCCAGAGTGTATTACGGGACGAGTACGATCCCGAACTTGAAGTGATTCCTATCATGCTCGAAACTCACTAGGTTCAAGCCTGACCAACAACACCGACTCCGCGGCATTCGATAGGCAACGCCGTGGAATTTGGCCCCCTCCCATAGCTTAGAGAAGTAAACCATTAATCAAGTTTTGAACTGTAAGTGCCAGTAAAATTGTGGCGCCACCCAAGCCTATGAAGGCAAGTGCGATGAGGCTAGCCTTGATGATCTGCTTTTTTTGCTGGTGCTTCATAAGCTCTTCAAAGCGAACGAGAACCGTGTAGTCGTGCACGCTTTGGCTGTAATAAGCTAAATTTGTGGTGTTTTTCATATATTAAACCATCATTATTACTATCAATTCCTCCCGATCTTATGGAAAAAACGACCATATGTCAAAAAAATATATATAGATGTTGACATTCTAGACAGAAAGTCCTAAAAATTCTGTCATCAAGACGTATTATGAGCAGGCCGTGATGACAAGATCCATGACTTTCGCGGTCTTGATTTCATCCCTTTTGCTGACCTTGTTGACTCTGTCGTTGCTTGACAAACGAAATCAAGTCCGACCCATAGACAACGAAATATTCTTCTATTACAAGCTCGACCAGCGTTTGGATAGTCTTGCTACGATCCAAAAAGCGATCGAAACGAAGTACGCTTTGATCGATATTAAGCAAGAGAGGTTAGGTCTCGACATCGAGGGGCTTTTCCGAAAGGCTCGGGACCGAGAGCGCGATTACCCCAATACGGAAAAGTCGTTCTATCGAGCGGTTAGCAACCTTTGGTTTCTGGACCGAGTGAGACAGGTGGTGGCATCCTTCCAGGATACCCACCTCCAAGTCTTGCCCCTATTGGAATTGCCTACGGTGCATCTAGGCTTTCAAATCCATCACGTCGATCAAAAGTACATCATCACAGGCATGGATTCAGATCTTGAGGAAGTTCTTGAGATTGGCGATCAGATCTTTGCTTTGGATGGCGAGCCGATTGACCTTATAACGAGAGATCTTCAGCAATATATTTCCTCCAGTTCGCCCTCCTACAGAGAGCAACTAGCCGTTCAAGCTCTCACCAAGAGGAGCTTCCGGTACCCAAAATCTCCAAGAACACGGCTAACGATTCGGTCGCGAAACGGTGAGATCAAAGACCTAACCCTTGCTTGGCACTATGACTACGAAGTCATCCGCATGGATGCTATGCACTATCTCCAAAATCGCGGGTTTTCGTATAAGGAGAGCCCAGCTCTTTTCGATACTGGCTTTTCACCCTACCGATCCCCCATGGGCCTTGTCGATGCTGATGATTGGTATGGGGTGGAAGACAAAGGGCGGTTGATGTTTCGTACGGGTTTTATGGAGCTAAACAAGCAAACCGCGGGTGTGATTCAAGTCTATTCTTTCTTTGAGCATCAAGTTAGTCGGTATCAGAGTGGCAAGGCTAAAGACTGGGATGAACCGATTTCCAAATTTTTAAAACAACTCAAAGCCAAAAACTTTCCCCTCATACTTGACCTGAGGCACAATCCGGGAGGCCATGTGGATCTGCCCATACAGCTGATGAGTTTGATCGCTCGCTCAGGGGAAAGCTACCCAAGCTATATGGAAGGGTTTCGAGTGACGCCCAACATCATTCAAACTTGGGAGCGTGCTTCTCCTCTTTCAGCAGCCAGTCGGGATGAGAAGAGGGCGATTAGGCAACTGAGAAGAGCAGTTGCCAACGGTCAGGGCTATACCGGAACTTGGGAGAAAACGGATCCAATCAAGGCAGATCAAGATGTGAAAGGCTTCGATCAGCCGATCGTAGCGTTGATTTCCCCACAGTGTATCAGCGCCTGTGACATCTTTGCCCTGCTTTTGGAATCATCAAAGCGAGCAACTTTAATAGGGTCAACCGCCAACGGAACAGGCGCAGGCTTCTTCGATTGGGCGCCATTTTCTGGGAGCACGTGGGTGGATATGCATGAGATCTTCCAGATGGAGATCCCAAACATGCTGTTCAGTCATGGCCTACCAGAAGGACCAGCGGAGTACTCTTCATCAACTTCAGTCATTCGCTTCAATCGTGAGAACCGGCCGGTAAGCTCGGATATATTCTATCAGACTCGACGGGAGGATGTTCTTTCTGGACATCGAGGCTGGTACGGTAAGGCCTTTCAGGTTCTTTTAAGTCCCTAATAATACGATAGAAAAAGTCACCTTGTCGACGGTATGCAGAAAGTCGTCAGCATTAACCGCGAATAGCCGATCATGAAAGATGTTAACGGCTTACGGGCGAATATGGGCGCGGACGCACAGAAGAAAAAAGTTACCAGGCGGGTCATTAAGCAGGGCAGAAACTATATCTGTGGCCTATGCGGACGAGTGCATAAATTCCCTCAGACAGCCGAGGACTGTGTCGAGCGATGCTTTCAAAAATCCATATCCCAAGATGGAGTTGCCGAGAAAACGGTCAAATCTAAAAAGAAGTATCGCTGTAGCTTCTGTAAAAGAGTCTATCCGTCTCTCACCGAGGCAAAGGACTGTGTAGAGAAATGCAAGCAGAAAGCTAAGAAAAAAAGAGAGCGTGAAAAAGCGATCAAAACCCATAGTGACAAGCAAATGGCCGACCGTGCGAAGTTGCTTGCTATGATATCTCAAAATGCAGCTCAGGAAGCGGATGAGCAAGGGCTTACTTCAGATTCGCGGGTTGCTAAACGAGGTCGGTCCTTTGTTTGCCTGCGCTGCCAATCAATATACCCTACTACAAGAGAAGCGCGGGAATGTGCGGATCGGCACATGAGTGGGCCTAAACAAAGCTATGCTGAGCGGGTGGCTAAGGCGAAAGAAGCCGCTCAAGCACGGCGAAATAATTTGGCTCGTGAAGGGCGGGAGGCCGCGCCAGTAGCCAAGCCGAGGCCAACGGTCGTGCATTCCGATCATGGCATTCGTCCCGAATTTAAGAAACCAAGTCAGCCCACCTCACGTGGTGATAGTGATATTTTTGTTCGTGATGGGGC
The sequence above is a segment of the Pseudobacteriovorax antillogorgiicola genome. Coding sequences within it:
- the sufD gene encoding Fe-S cluster assembly protein SufD; its protein translation is MNTLVEQAFQTLSHRPDWLLKKGEESLSALRSLGVPTRKDEEWKYTSAKKMIDKPYALASNLEEAASLGTFYHADEKCLRLVFHNGRFVPSQSNIKDAPSGLEIKSLNDAWSEAEFVNKLKSVSEFRNAFQAANTALLNEGLVISAKRNQAIASIVDLVFIYSDQGQDEELLSSPTIFVDAEPSSALTVRELHVGDRQRPLLNNIQIHVTAQANSRVKLYKFQNLGSNSVHVDHTEVEQMRDSRFETFSFTLGASLARNDLQVKLKEPGASVQLDGLYATRGNQHVDNQTVVDHISPNCESSQLYKGVLKDKSRAVFNGKVLIRRDAQQTNAQQLNKNLLLSEGVEVDTKPQMEIDADDVKCAHGATVGRMADDELFYLESRGIRQDLARKMLAIGFLNETIQGITDEFVRQEFELTLKKEFTDGI
- the sufC gene encoding Fe-S cluster assembly ATPase SufC, giving the protein MLDIKDLHAKVDEVPVLKGLNLKVNAGEVHAIMGPNGGGKSTLSKVIAGHPDYEVTSGEMHYEVDFKSKNINDLEADERARNGIFLAFQYPVEIPGVPNTEFLRNAFNALCKHQGIAEMDEDKFAAFVREKAAMLNIDESFLARELNVDLSGGEKKRNEILQMAVLSPRLAVLDEIDSGLDVDSLRIVSEGVNKLKSEDNAIILITHYQRLLNHIEPDFVHVLSDGKIIKSGDKSLALDIEEKGYDWLLN
- the sufU gene encoding Fe-S cluster assembly sulfur transfer protein SufU, yielding MVSEEHNNDLYQKVLLEHARQPRNFGEDAEAQLRAEGRNKLCGDTIRVYLRLSEKDRVEKASFDGESCAICKGTASLLTTELTGKTRDEAKQMIEDLDRFASEWSLPEHLGAFKPLQALKKFPTRLKCLTLPWRTFQSALLGNQETVSTE
- a CDS encoding NifU family protein; protein product: MDLIKTMVRATPNPYAKKIICNFDVKARGKVSFNGVDECTHVPLALALFQLPEVTQIHFFENVVTITQSGNIAWDDLVEQAKKVIINLLPQHDPDFESAEHNRRKGLPTEILQIEEILDRTIRPALQGDGGDLEVLDLDGHLLTIRYEGACGSCPSAATGTLSAIQSVLRDEYDPELEVIPIMLETH
- a CDS encoding S41 family peptidase; protein product: MTRSMTFAVLISSLLLTLLTLSLLDKRNQVRPIDNEIFFYYKLDQRLDSLATIQKAIETKYALIDIKQERLGLDIEGLFRKARDRERDYPNTEKSFYRAVSNLWFLDRVRQVVASFQDTHLQVLPLLELPTVHLGFQIHHVDQKYIITGMDSDLEEVLEIGDQIFALDGEPIDLITRDLQQYISSSSPSYREQLAVQALTKRSFRYPKSPRTRLTIRSRNGEIKDLTLAWHYDYEVIRMDAMHYLQNRGFSYKESPALFDTGFSPYRSPMGLVDADDWYGVEDKGRLMFRTGFMELNKQTAGVIQVYSFFEHQVSRYQSGKAKDWDEPISKFLKQLKAKNFPLILDLRHNPGGHVDLPIQLMSLIARSGESYPSYMEGFRVTPNIIQTWERASPLSAASRDEKRAIRQLRRAVANGQGYTGTWEKTDPIKADQDVKGFDQPIVALISPQCISACDIFALLLESSKRATLIGSTANGTGAGFFDWAPFSGSTWVDMHEIFQMEIPNMLFSHGLPEGPAEYSSSTSVIRFNRENRPVSSDIFYQTRREDVLSGHRGWYGKAFQVLLSP